In Candidatus Eisenbacteria bacterium, the genomic stretch CCTGCGTTTGCAGCGGACGGCGCTGGCGCGCCGCCGCTGAACCGCTGAGTCGTTAGCTGGGCGGGAGCAGCAATGGCGGATCAGGCGATGCTGTTGATGGGCCTCCGATGGATGTTGTTGCTGTGCGCCCTCGGGTCCTGGGTCGGTTACTTCTACTTCGCACGTCGAATGGTTCGCGGTCGGCAGGGTGGGGTCGCGATCTTCGATCGGCGGTTCGTCTACAACCCTTTCAACATCTGCTTTCGGCCATCGCTCCTCACTGAGTCGGGACTACGCGCACGCAGATGGTTCTTCGCCTGCTGTGCCGGCTTACCGCTGTCCATCCTCGGTTTGGTTTCGATAGGGCGATGACGGGACGCCAGCTAACCCGCGGCTGCAGCGGACCGGGCCGCGTGAGACACCTGCTCGGCCGTGCCATCGTCGACACGAAAGAACAGTGCGCGGCCGCTGAGCCGCCGTGTCGTTAGACGCCCGTAAGAAGATGGTCGACGAGACCGAAGAGACATTCGAGAGCGTTCATCGCCTCATCAAGCACGGGGATCGCCTAGGGGTGCGGGCCTGGGTGTCCGGGGGCGGCGACGTCAATCTCCGCAACAAGTTCGGCTGGTCTTTACTCATGCTCGCGGCTCTCCATGGTCGAACTGACATGATCGAGGATCTGATGGAGGCCGGAGCCAACGCGTACCTGGCGAACGATTTTGGCGACACAGCAGTCGGTCTCGCTCACCTGAAGGGGTTTACGCGAACGGCGGAAGCGATCGAACGCGCGATGGTGCGCCATGGCGTCTAACCCGCGCTTGCAGCGGACGGCCGCGTCGGTCGCTACGCTCCCTCTCGCGCCCGCCGCTGAGCCGCCGAGTCGTTAGGGGGCACTGTGACCGCCACACGCGTGATGTCTGTCCTCGAGCTGGCTCGCATCGGTGAGATCGACCGGTCGGAACGAATCACACAGCAGTACAGGCAACGCGGGCAGATATTGGAGTTGATTGAGGCGGATATCGATGCGCCGCGTTGGGGTCAGCCGGGAGAGGTCACCATCGAGCACCGCATCGAGCAGTGGACGCGCTTGGTGAGCGCAGGTGGCGTGCCGATTGGCGCCTTCGATGGTGACAATCTCATCGGATTCGCGGTCTACGTGCGAGCTACGCCTGAGACCCCAGCACACCTAGCCGTTCTCCATGTGACCAAGCCGTGGCGTCGTCACGGTATCGGTCGTGAGTTGACGAACGAGGTCGTCCGATTGGCCCGTACCGACGGTGCGCGGCGACTGTACGTGTCGGCGACGCCGACGCGTGGGACAGTCGACTTCTATATGAGTCAGGGCTTCAAGCCGCTGGCGACGCCGAATGAACGGCTCTTCGC encodes the following:
- a CDS encoding ankyrin repeat domain-containing protein, coding for MVDETEETFESVHRLIKHGDRLGVRAWVSGGGDVNLRNKFGWSLLMLAALHGRTDMIEDLMEAGANAYLANDFGDTAVGLAHLKGFTRTAEAIERAMVRHGV
- a CDS encoding GNAT family N-acetyltransferase; this translates as MTATRVMSVLELARIGEIDRSERITQQYRQRGQILELIEADIDAPRWGQPGEVTIEHRIEQWTRLVSAGGVPIGAFDGDNLIGFAVYVRATPETPAHLAVLHVTKPWRRHGIGRELTNEVVRLARTDGARRLYVSATPTRGTVDFYMSQGFKPLATPNERLFALEPDDIHLERVL